One window from the genome of Methyloradius palustris encodes:
- the mltA gene encoding murein transglycosylase A — MPLKARHCFTIFLVLLLSACGGAAIKPDNTKTSASKTESIHNKDKPVCECAENTPIPEPQKPAQEPKAGETRIPDYSLLRSANWQDLAGIEQDNLTMAWPAWLQSCSALKTKPAWQNVCDVAANMKNPSVGVIQNYFKQYFNVYRTTNADGSDTGMITGYYEPLLKGSLVKTDAYRYPLYRQPSDLITVDLASIYPELANKRLRGRVIGNKLVPYYNRGEIESEQSPLQGNELLWVDDVIDLFFLQIQGSGLVQLENGEQIHVGYADQNGQAYQSIGRLLIQSGELTSDKASMQGIKNWALTHPEKLRDLLNSNPSYVFFRELPAGLPGPLGALGVPILGERAVAVDPRFVPLGAPIFLATTFPNTSKPLNRLMMAQDTGGAIKGGVRADFFWGFGPDATRQAGSMKQKGKIWVLLPKEFVFP; from the coding sequence ATGCCATTAAAAGCCCGTCATTGTTTTACTATATTTTTAGTTTTGTTACTCAGCGCATGCGGTGGTGCAGCGATTAAACCCGATAACACTAAAACAAGCGCTTCCAAAACAGAGTCTATCCACAACAAAGACAAACCTGTTTGTGAATGCGCTGAAAATACCCCTATCCCAGAGCCACAAAAACCAGCACAAGAACCTAAAGCTGGTGAAACCAGGATTCCTGACTACAGCTTATTGCGGTCAGCTAATTGGCAAGATCTGGCTGGCATTGAGCAAGACAACCTGACCATGGCTTGGCCTGCATGGCTACAAAGTTGCTCCGCACTTAAAACCAAACCAGCCTGGCAAAATGTGTGTGATGTTGCAGCCAACATGAAAAACCCCAGCGTTGGCGTTATACAGAATTACTTCAAGCAATACTTCAATGTGTATCGCACTACGAATGCTGATGGCTCCGATACTGGCATGATCACTGGCTACTACGAGCCATTGCTGAAAGGCAGTCTGGTCAAAACTGACGCCTATCGCTACCCGCTATACCGCCAACCTAGCGATTTGATCACGGTTGATTTAGCCAGCATCTACCCAGAGCTTGCCAACAAACGCCTGCGCGGCAGAGTGATTGGCAATAAGTTGGTGCCTTATTACAACCGCGGCGAGATTGAATCTGAGCAATCTCCATTGCAAGGGAATGAACTGCTGTGGGTGGATGACGTCATTGATCTGTTTTTTCTGCAGATTCAGGGTTCAGGCTTAGTGCAGTTGGAAAATGGTGAACAGATTCATGTGGGATACGCAGACCAAAATGGCCAAGCCTACCAATCTATCGGGCGCTTGCTGATTCAAAGTGGCGAACTAACCTCGGATAAAGCCTCGATGCAAGGCATCAAGAATTGGGCGCTGACCCACCCCGAAAAACTACGTGACTTGCTTAACAGCAATCCAAGCTACGTATTTTTCCGTGAATTACCCGCAGGCTTGCCAGGCCCTCTAGGCGCATTGGGTGTGCCTATTCTAGGGGAGCGTGCCGTGGCGGTCGACCCGCGTTTTGTGCCTTTAGGGGCGCCTATATTTTTAGCGACTACTTTCCCCAATACCAGCAAACCACTTAATCGCTTGATGATGGCGCAAGACACGGGTGGTGCGATTAAAGGCGGCGTGCGTGCCGATTTCTTCTGGGGATTTGGGCCTGATGCCACGCGCCAAGCTGGCTCAATGAAGCAAAAAGGCAAAATCTGGGTGTTATTGCCGAAGGAATTCGTATTTCCTTAG
- the thiE gene encoding thiamine phosphate synthase has product MKSKKIKGLYAVTADEANTEHLLSNAKAALSAGINVLQYRNKTASKQLAAEQAEALLLLCREYNVPLIINDDVELALKIDADGVHLGASDGNLRDARKKLGEDKIIGASCYNRLEIAQFAAQNGVDYVAFGACFVSGTKPNAPKADLKLFTQAKQVLDLPIVAIGGITLENAPSVIQAGADAIAVIGALWNVSDGSAGDAQAIQKTTQQFTQLFGQPI; this is encoded by the coding sequence ATGAAGTCGAAAAAGATTAAAGGCCTGTATGCCGTCACAGCAGATGAAGCCAATACCGAACACCTGCTGAGCAACGCCAAAGCTGCCTTGAGTGCAGGTATCAATGTATTGCAGTACCGCAACAAAACAGCCAGCAAACAACTGGCAGCCGAGCAGGCAGAAGCGTTATTGCTGCTTTGCCGCGAATACAACGTGCCCCTGATCATCAATGATGACGTTGAATTGGCGCTGAAAATAGATGCCGATGGTGTGCATCTTGGTGCTAGCGATGGCAACTTGCGGGATGCTCGCAAGAAGCTGGGCGAGGATAAGATCATTGGTGCTTCCTGCTATAACCGCCTCGAGATTGCGCAGTTCGCTGCACAAAACGGTGTTGATTACGTGGCTTTTGGCGCCTGTTTTGTTTCAGGTACCAAGCCGAATGCACCCAAAGCCGATTTAAAACTGTTTACGCAGGCCAAGCAGGTGCTTGATCTGCCTATCGTCGCCATTGGCGGTATTACGCTTGAGAATGCGCCATCCGTTATTCAGGCGGGTGCCGATGCGATTGCCGTCATTGGTGCGCTTTGGAATGTGTCTGATGGCAGCGCTGGCGATGCTCAAGCTATACAAAAAACTACCCAACAATTTACGCAATTATTTGGTCAACCAATATGA
- a CDS encoding thiazole synthase has product MTNIIDTLNIAGKTYHSRLLVGTGKYKDFTETRAAIDASGAQIVTVAIRRTNIGQNAGEPSLLDYLPPEEFTYLPNTAGCYSADDAVRTLRLARELLDGHKLVKLEVLGDPKTLYPNVIETIKAAEVLVKDGFDVMVYTSDDPIIAKQLEDIGCCAVMPLASLIGSGMGILNPWNLQIIIENAKIPVLVDAGVGTASDAAIAMELGCAGILMNTAIAAAGNPILMAGAMKKAVEAGREAYLAGRMAKKLYSAAPSSPTTGMIS; this is encoded by the coding sequence ATGACAAATATCATCGACACACTCAATATTGCAGGTAAAACCTACCACTCACGCTTGCTGGTAGGTACGGGCAAATACAAAGATTTTACTGAAACTCGTGCTGCTATTGATGCCAGTGGTGCGCAAATCGTTACGGTAGCGATTCGCCGTACCAATATTGGCCAAAATGCTGGAGAGCCATCTTTGCTCGATTACTTGCCGCCAGAGGAATTCACTTATCTGCCCAATACCGCTGGTTGTTACTCGGCCGATGATGCCGTGCGTACCCTGCGACTGGCACGTGAGCTTTTGGATGGGCATAAATTAGTCAAGCTGGAAGTGCTGGGTGACCCGAAAACGCTATACCCGAATGTGATTGAAACCATCAAGGCTGCTGAAGTACTGGTGAAAGATGGCTTTGATGTGATGGTCTATACCTCCGACGACCCGATTATCGCCAAGCAACTGGAAGACATTGGTTGCTGCGCGGTGATGCCATTAGCATCGTTGATTGGCTCTGGAATGGGCATACTCAACCCTTGGAACCTGCAAATTATTATCGAAAACGCCAAAATCCCCGTACTTGTAGATGCTGGTGTGGGTACGGCATCAGACGCGGCAATTGCAATGGAGTTGGGCTGTGCAGGCATATTGATGAATACCGCCATTGCGGCTGCAGGCAACCCTATACTCATGGCGGGAGCGATGAAAAAAGCAGTAGAAGCAGGGCGTGAAGCTTATCTTGCTGGGCGCATGGCCAAGAAACTGTATTCAGCAGCACCTAGCTCCCCTACCACTGGCATGATCAGCTAA
- a CDS encoding DoxX family protein, which produces MSTTLNTSGQFITLVSRIFLSLIFIVSGVGKIASPYATIGYITSVGAPMPEVAYAIAIIIEVGFGLALLFGFKAKLAAAVIAVFTLAAAFLFHTDFANQIQTIMFLKNVTIIGGLLQIVAYGAGGFSIDNRK; this is translated from the coding sequence ATGAGCACAACATTAAACACTTCTGGGCAATTTATTACCCTGGTAAGCCGTATTTTTCTGTCATTGATTTTTATTGTGAGCGGTGTGGGCAAGATTGCTTCGCCTTACGCCACGATTGGGTACATCACCAGCGTAGGCGCACCAATGCCTGAAGTTGCTTACGCTATTGCGATCATTATTGAAGTTGGTTTTGGTCTGGCATTGCTATTCGGTTTTAAAGCTAAGTTGGCAGCAGCCGTGATTGCAGTATTCACCTTGGCAGCCGCTTTTCTTTTCCATACGGATTTTGCTAATCAGATTCAGACCATCATGTTTTTGAAGAACGTCACAATCATCGGTGGCTTGCTGCAAATCGTGGCTTATGGTGCAGGTGGTTTTAGTATCGACAATCGCAAATAA
- the pqqA gene encoding pyrroloquinoline quinone precursor peptide PqqA, translating to MWTKPEVTEMRFGFEVTMYVCNR from the coding sequence ATGTGGACCAAGCCAGAAGTTACCGAAATGCGTTTCGGTTTTGAAGTAACAATGTACGTTTGCAATCGCTAA
- a CDS encoding CsbD family protein, whose product MNWDQIEGNWKQLKGKARQQWGKLTDDHVEQIKGNRDMLSGKIQELYGITKEEADKQIDSFNQSVNKH is encoded by the coding sequence ATGAATTGGGATCAAATCGAAGGTAACTGGAAGCAACTTAAAGGTAAGGCACGCCAACAATGGGGCAAGCTGACAGATGACCATGTTGAGCAAATTAAGGGTAACCGCGATATGCTTTCTGGCAAGATTCAGGAGTTGTACGGCATTACCAAAGAAGAAGCTGACAAGCAGATTGATAGCTTCAATCAGAGCGTTAACAAGCACTAG
- the hemL gene encoding glutamate-1-semialdehyde 2,1-aminomutase: MTTTIKPTSRNQQLFERSQKLIPGGVNSPVRAFKSVGGTPIFFKRGQGAWLWDEDDKSYIDYIGSWGPMVLGHAHPEVIAAVREVAGNSLSFGAPTARELEMAETITTLVPSMEQVRLVSSGTEATMSAIRVARGFTGRNKILKFEGCYHGHADALLVKAGSGLLTLGTPSSAGVPAEVAAHTLTLPYNDIAALETLFAEIGDQIACVIVEPVVGNMNLVAPVPGFLESMRAQCTKHGAVLIFDEVMTGFRVALGGAQAYYNIKPDMTTLGKVIGGGLPVGAFGGRADIMQCLAPVGPVYQAGTLSGNPVAVAAGLATLKLVQAPGFYEKLSATTKALMDGLKQAAHQHGIPFSAQSIGGMFGIYFSEQVPTSFDEVMATDKEAFNQFFHSMLDAGIYLGPSAFEAGFVSAAHGADELAGTIEAASQAFSALRK; encoded by the coding sequence ATGACAACAACCATCAAACCTACCTCAAGAAACCAGCAGTTATTTGAACGCTCGCAAAAACTCATTCCGGGCGGCGTGAATTCGCCAGTACGTGCGTTCAAGTCGGTGGGCGGCACGCCCATTTTTTTCAAGCGCGGCCAAGGTGCATGGCTATGGGATGAGGATGACAAAAGCTATATCGATTACATAGGCTCATGGGGGCCGATGGTGCTTGGACATGCGCATCCTGAAGTGATTGCCGCTGTGCGCGAAGTCGCTGGTAACAGCCTGTCTTTCGGCGCACCTACGGCACGTGAATTGGAAATGGCAGAGACCATCACTACGCTGGTGCCAAGCATGGAGCAGGTACGTTTGGTCAGTAGTGGTACAGAAGCCACCATGAGTGCGATTCGCGTGGCACGTGGTTTTACTGGGCGCAACAAGATACTGAAGTTTGAAGGCTGTTATCACGGCCATGCGGATGCGTTGCTTGTTAAGGCCGGCTCGGGTTTGCTGACTTTGGGTACACCAAGTTCGGCTGGCGTGCCTGCCGAAGTCGCAGCGCATACCCTCACCTTACCCTACAACGACATTGCCGCATTGGAGACATTGTTTGCGGAAATTGGTGACCAGATTGCCTGTGTCATCGTTGAGCCTGTGGTGGGTAATATGAATCTCGTTGCACCAGTGCCTGGCTTTCTTGAAAGCATGCGTGCGCAGTGCACCAAGCATGGAGCGGTCTTGATATTTGATGAAGTGATGACAGGCTTCCGTGTGGCTTTGGGCGGCGCGCAAGCCTATTACAACATCAAGCCTGACATGACCACGCTAGGCAAAGTCATCGGTGGCGGCTTGCCAGTCGGCGCATTCGGCGGCCGTGCAGACATTATGCAATGTCTTGCTCCAGTTGGCCCTGTCTATCAGGCGGGTACGCTTTCGGGCAACCCGGTCGCAGTGGCTGCTGGCTTGGCGACATTGAAGTTGGTGCAAGCTCCTGGGTTTTACGAAAAGCTAAGCGCAACTACCAAAGCGTTGATGGATGGTCTTAAGCAGGCAGCGCATCAGCACGGCATCCCGTTCAGCGCACAAAGCATAGGTGGCATGTTTGGTATTTACTTTAGTGAGCAAGTGCCTACCAGCTTTGATGAAGTCATGGCGACTGATAAAGAAGCTTTCAACCAGTTTTTTCACAGCATGCTGGATGCTGGTATCTACCTCGGTCCTTCTGCGTTTGAGGCTGGTTTTGTATCAGCGGCGCACGGTGCTGATGAGCTGGCAGGCACTATTGAAGCGGCTAGCCAAGCATTCTCAGCTTTGCGAAAGTAA
- a CDS encoding DUF3037 domain-containing protein: protein MKKFACQYAVIRFLPYLETGEFANVGIVLLCPETGYFDFRLLTRVRRITAFFEELNANIYRDTQKNFQQELKRIKQFIDTENKQGKLTKDLVNHIFGELTRAREVMMRFDEVRTILTDDPTQHLEELFCYYVERNFANTVYQERLLENEVRNVLRAADLIGQFKPQTLGDQNAYHAKFPFVYMEGDRAIKAIKPLNLAHDDPAQIFDHGWAWMGKIQQLRAMNLLQADVLLPVKRPDMATGPQAQMFTEVFELLAKQNIQVVDANDANKILEFANH, encoded by the coding sequence ATGAAAAAATTTGCATGCCAGTACGCTGTCATAAGGTTTTTACCATATCTTGAGACTGGCGAATTTGCCAACGTAGGTATCGTATTGCTATGTCCAGAAACTGGCTATTTTGATTTTAGATTGCTGACACGTGTGCGCAGGATCACCGCTTTTTTTGAAGAGCTCAATGCAAATATTTACCGTGATACTCAAAAAAACTTTCAGCAAGAGCTTAAGCGAATCAAACAATTTATTGACACTGAAAACAAACAAGGAAAATTAACTAAGGATTTGGTCAATCACATATTTGGCGAGCTTACTCGTGCGCGTGAAGTAATGATGCGTTTTGATGAAGTGCGTACGATATTGACGGACGATCCTACTCAACATCTAGAAGAGCTCTTTTGCTATTACGTGGAGCGTAACTTTGCCAATACGGTTTATCAAGAAAGATTGCTTGAAAATGAGGTGAGAAACGTTTTGAGGGCTGCCGATCTGATTGGGCAGTTCAAGCCACAAACGCTAGGCGATCAAAATGCTTATCACGCCAAATTTCCCTTCGTTTATATGGAAGGCGATAGAGCCATTAAAGCAATAAAGCCATTGAACCTTGCACACGACGATCCTGCTCAAATTTTTGATCATGGATGGGCATGGATGGGGAAAATCCAGCAATTGCGAGCTATGAACTTGCTACAGGCAGATGTTTTATTGCCTGTTAAACGTCCTGATATGGCTACAGGACCACAGGCGCAAATGTTTACTGAGGTTTTTGAATTGCTTGCTAAGCAGAATATTCAAGTTGTAGATGCCAATGACGCTAATAAAATCCTCGAATTTGCCAATCATTAA
- the apaG gene encoding Co2+/Mg2+ efflux protein ApaG has translation MTTDKRYEFSVSVTTAFVPEQSDVADSRYVFTYTVTITNTGSVPAQLISRHWVITDATDQVQEVRGLGVVGAQPLLKPSEHFEYTSGTLIKTPVGTMHGSYQLVAADGTQFEAKIAPFTLSMPRVLH, from the coding sequence ATGACTACCGACAAGCGCTATGAGTTTTCAGTCAGTGTGACCACTGCGTTTGTGCCAGAGCAATCAGATGTGGCTGATAGCCGTTATGTATTCACCTACACCGTCACCATTACCAACACGGGTAGCGTGCCAGCCCAGCTAATCAGCCGTCACTGGGTGATTACAGATGCCACTGACCAAGTGCAAGAAGTCCGTGGTCTGGGCGTTGTTGGCGCACAGCCATTATTAAAGCCCAGCGAGCATTTTGAATATACCAGCGGCACTTTGATCAAAACCCCAGTGGGCACCATGCATGGTAGCTATCAACTTGTTGCTGCCGATGGCACCCAGTTTGAAGCTAAGATTGCACCCTTTACCCTTTCTATGCCGCGAGTACTGCACTAA
- a CDS encoding LysR family transcriptional regulator has protein sequence MNNFEEMRIYAEVIKSSNFTKAANNLGISKQLVSRRLMELEARLGARLLHRTTRKLSPTELGKVFYERCLTILQSVDEAEQAVSNHSGELRGVLRISAPVSFASMRLSPCLNAFLLAHPKLSVLLDVDNRLVDIVGEGYDLAIRVTMHPDPGLIARKLADSPLIYCCSPAYIQQYGEPNSPLKLADHRCISQPSSEWIFEKNGEILKIPIQAILRSNHGEVMKNAAVAGLGITGLPYFYVEEALKSGELVQILKEFTGGVGVVYALYPQHKQSSVAVRAFVDHLQAWFKVSI, from the coding sequence ATGAATAATTTTGAAGAAATGCGCATTTATGCAGAGGTCATCAAAAGCAGCAACTTCACCAAAGCAGCCAACAATCTAGGCATCAGTAAACAATTGGTCAGTCGACGCCTGATGGAGCTTGAAGCACGCTTAGGCGCAAGATTGCTGCACAGAACCACACGCAAACTATCACCTACAGAATTAGGCAAAGTGTTTTACGAGCGCTGCCTTACCATTTTGCAATCCGTTGATGAAGCAGAACAGGCTGTTTCAAACCATTCTGGAGAGCTCCGCGGCGTATTACGCATATCAGCGCCAGTTTCATTTGCCAGCATGCGTTTATCGCCTTGTCTTAATGCATTTTTGTTGGCGCATCCCAAGCTGAGTGTGCTACTGGATGTTGATAATCGGCTGGTAGATATTGTAGGTGAAGGATATGACCTTGCTATCAGGGTGACAATGCATCCCGACCCTGGACTCATTGCGCGTAAACTCGCCGATTCGCCACTGATTTACTGCTGCAGCCCCGCATACATTCAACAATACGGCGAACCCAACTCGCCTTTAAAGTTGGCAGATCACCGTTGTATTTCACAACCGAGCAGCGAGTGGATATTTGAGAAAAATGGTGAGATTTTGAAAATACCGATTCAAGCCATCTTGCGCTCCAACCACGGCGAAGTCATGAAGAACGCTGCAGTTGCTGGGCTAGGGATTACAGGCTTGCCTTACTTTTATGTGGAAGAGGCATTAAAAAGTGGTGAATTAGTACAGATATTGAAAGAATTTACGGGCGGCGTAGGTGTGGTGTATGCGCTATACCCTCAACACAAACAGTCATCAGTCGCTGTTCGCGCCTTTGTTGACCATCTGCAAGCTTGGTTCAAAGTCAGCATCTAA
- the thiS gene encoding sulfur carrier protein ThiS, whose protein sequence is MIHLTINGNPKEFSIDPLTVQALVESLELLGKRLAIERNGEIVPRSQFAETLLQDGDQLEIVGAVGGG, encoded by the coding sequence TTGATTCATCTGACCATCAACGGCAACCCAAAAGAATTCAGCATAGACCCGCTGACGGTTCAAGCGCTGGTTGAAAGTTTGGAATTATTAGGTAAACGCCTTGCCATTGAACGCAATGGTGAGATTGTGCCGCGTAGTCAATTTGCAGAAACATTGCTACAAGATGGCGACCAGCTTGAAATCGTCGGTGCAGTGGGCGGCGGTTAA
- a CDS encoding catalase family peroxidase, with protein sequence MQKSPVYHTPHAGKALLTAMALSFASHVYAEDVAETSKPVTEQLVDTMTTLVHGPYAGYRANHAKGIMVSGTFTPSKQAASLSSAPHLQKKATPVLVRFSDATGLPTMPDADANANPHGIAIRFQLPKGAYTDIVSISVNGFPAATPEDFLGLLNAVAASGPDAPKPSPVEQFLGTHPAALKFVTTPKPAPVSFATLPFYGVNAFKFTNAKGKTQYGRYRITPLAGAQSLAADEVAKVGPDYLMEDLPARLKKGPVKFSIAVQLAAEGDEVNDATVIWPEDRPQLVLGTLTLKTAIADSKALEKTIMFNPLALPAGIEASADPILIARPTAYLVSFGRRVGK encoded by the coding sequence ATGCAAAAATCCCCCGTTTATCACACTCCTCATGCAGGTAAAGCTTTATTAACTGCCATGGCATTAAGCTTTGCATCACATGTTTATGCCGAAGATGTAGCCGAAACTTCCAAGCCAGTTACTGAACAATTAGTTGATACTATGACTACGCTTGTTCATGGTCCATATGCTGGTTATCGTGCAAACCACGCTAAAGGGATTATGGTCAGCGGCACCTTTACACCATCAAAACAGGCCGCTAGTTTGAGTAGCGCTCCACATCTGCAAAAAAAGGCTACGCCAGTCCTAGTGCGTTTTTCTGATGCCACTGGCTTACCTACCATGCCCGATGCTGATGCAAATGCTAACCCGCATGGTATTGCCATTCGCTTTCAACTGCCTAAAGGTGCTTATACCGATATTGTCAGTATTTCCGTTAATGGTTTCCCTGCTGCTACACCAGAAGATTTTCTTGGCTTACTGAATGCAGTGGCAGCAAGTGGACCAGATGCACCCAAGCCTTCACCAGTTGAACAGTTTCTTGGCACACACCCTGCCGCGCTTAAATTTGTGACTACACCTAAGCCAGCACCAGTGAGCTTTGCCACATTGCCGTTTTATGGCGTGAACGCGTTTAAATTCACGAATGCCAAAGGCAAAACACAATATGGCCGTTACCGCATTACCCCACTGGCTGGCGCTCAATCACTGGCTGCTGATGAAGTTGCAAAAGTCGGCCCTGATTATTTGATGGAAGATCTGCCAGCACGTCTGAAAAAAGGCCCAGTGAAATTCAGTATCGCTGTGCAATTGGCCGCAGAGGGTGATGAAGTAAACGATGCCACTGTAATCTGGCCAGAAGACAGGCCGCAGCTTGTGCTTGGCACCCTCACGCTGAAAACTGCCATAGCAGACAGTAAAGCACTGGAAAAAACCATTATGTTTAATCCGCTGGCATTGCCTGCAGGCATAGAAGCCTCAGCTGACCCTATATTGATCGCTCGCCCAACAGCCTATCTTGTGAGCTTTGGTCGTCGTGTAGGTAAGTAA
- the thiD gene encoding bifunctional hydroxymethylpyrimidine kinase/phosphomethylpyrimidine kinase, protein MTLMPPAVMTFAATDPSSGAGIQADILTLASIGCHPLSVVTAITVQDTVGVENVMVFDADWVNEQARTILEDMHVSAFKIGMLGSIENIAVIAEIMADYPDIPLLIDPILSSGRGDELANDEMQEAMIDLLFPQATLITPNSLEARRLAFYDDDSEAAENASLEESAERLLAMGCEYVLITGTHERTQSVTNTLYGENKLVKTYNWERLPGSYHGSGCTLTSAIAACIAHGLTMEEALAEAQEYTWQTLKHAFRPGMGQYIPDRMFWARDEEDEVEKD, encoded by the coding sequence ATGACACTCATGCCCCCCGCAGTAATGACCTTTGCCGCTACTGACCCTAGTAGCGGCGCTGGAATCCAGGCTGATATTCTCACACTTGCCAGCATTGGCTGCCATCCGCTTTCTGTCGTTACCGCCATTACTGTGCAAGATACCGTAGGCGTAGAAAACGTCATGGTATTTGATGCGGATTGGGTGAACGAGCAAGCACGTACGATTTTGGAAGACATGCATGTTTCTGCCTTTAAAATCGGCATGCTGGGCAGCATAGAAAATATCGCGGTGATCGCCGAAATCATGGCCGACTACCCTGATATTCCCTTGCTGATTGATCCAATTTTATCTTCTGGCCGCGGCGATGAGTTGGCCAATGATGAAATGCAGGAAGCTATGATAGACCTGCTATTTCCCCAGGCTACACTAATTACGCCTAATAGCCTGGAAGCCCGCCGATTGGCTTTCTACGATGACGATTCTGAAGCTGCTGAAAACGCATCCCTTGAAGAAAGCGCTGAGCGTTTACTGGCCATGGGTTGTGAGTACGTGTTGATCACCGGCACGCATGAGCGTACGCAAAGCGTGACAAACACGCTGTATGGTGAAAACAAGCTGGTCAAAACCTATAACTGGGAACGCCTGCCTGGCAGTTATCATGGCTCTGGCTGCACGCTGACATCGGCCATTGCTGCCTGTATTGCCCATGGTTTGACCATGGAGGAAGCGCTGGCCGAGGCGCAGGAATACACATGGCAAACACTTAAGCATGCATTCCGCCCTGGCATGGGCCAATACATTCCAGACCGTATGTTCTGGGCACGTGACGAAGAAGATGAAGTCGAAAAAGATTAA
- a CDS encoding rubredoxin, which translates to MKTWMCNICGWIYEEEKGCPEDNIAPGTKWEDVPVNWTCPECGARKEDFEMIEI; encoded by the coding sequence ATGAAAACCTGGATGTGCAATATATGTGGTTGGATATACGAAGAAGAAAAAGGTTGCCCTGAAGATAACATAGCGCCTGGCACTAAATGGGAAGACGTACCCGTGAACTGGACCTGCCCTGAATGCGGCGCCCGCAAAGAAGATTTTGAGATGATTGAGATATAA
- a CDS encoding DODA-type extradiol aromatic ring-opening family dioxygenase, translated as MSTLYISHGAPTLAMEPGATGEMLAGLAATLPRPRAILVVSAHWDTRYPRVSAAEKPETIHDFGGFPPAMYEMQYPVDGSPELAQDVYNLLAGAGITVAQDPSRGLDHGAWVPLKLMYPLADIPVTQLSIQSHSGPLAQYKMGQAISALQDEGVMILCSGAITHNLHDFFTMQRDAPLLPYVAEFANWMAEKAASNDIDALLDYRKLAPNAARAHPHEDHLVPLFVALGAAKGTMTRYQPENTFGILAMDAYVWPGSAS; from the coding sequence ATGAGCACACTTTACATCTCACATGGCGCGCCTACATTGGCGATGGAGCCGGGCGCAACAGGTGAAATGCTGGCTGGATTAGCTGCAACATTACCCAGGCCTCGCGCTATTTTGGTGGTTTCAGCGCATTGGGATACCCGTTATCCGCGTGTGAGCGCGGCTGAAAAGCCAGAGACGATTCACGATTTTGGTGGTTTCCCTCCAGCCATGTATGAAATGCAATACCCTGTAGATGGCTCGCCAGAGCTTGCCCAAGATGTTTACAACCTGTTGGCGGGTGCTGGTATCACCGTAGCGCAAGACCCAAGCCGTGGCCTTGATCATGGTGCCTGGGTGCCACTCAAATTGATGTATCCGCTCGCAGATATCCCTGTCACCCAGCTATCCATTCAAAGCCATTCTGGGCCACTTGCGCAGTATAAAATGGGTCAGGCGATTAGTGCTTTGCAAGACGAAGGCGTGATGATTTTGTGCTCAGGCGCGATTACGCATAACCTGCACGACTTTTTCACCATGCAACGTGATGCGCCGCTATTGCCCTATGTGGCAGAGTTTGCGAACTGGATGGCAGAAAAAGCCGCTAGCAATGACATTGATGCGCTGCTTGATTATAGAAAACTCGCACCAAATGCTGCGAGAGCACATCCGCATGAAGATCATTTGGTACCACTATTTGTGGCGTTAGGTGCTGCCAAAGGTACTATGACTCGGTATCAACCAGAGAACACCTTTGGCATTCTTGCCATGGATGCTTACGTCTGGCCGGGGTCGGCTAGTTAG